A DNA window from Oncorhynchus tshawytscha isolate Ot180627B linkage group LG13, Otsh_v2.0, whole genome shotgun sequence contains the following coding sequences:
- the igsf9ba gene encoding protein turtle homolog B isoform X3 yields MIWYVATLIASVFSTRGTAAQGAHGVREEPRFLTARAGESVILGCDVSPPLDGQQPPYVVEWFKFGVPIPFFISFRFHPPHVDPEYTGRASLHGKASLQIDPVRSEDQGWYECRVLMLEQQYNTFHNGSWVQLTVNAPPTFTTTPPQYVEAKEGGSTLLTCSAQGNPKPMISWLREGEELATSGKYTVHDGSLTVLGITRDDRGAYTCRAFSDQGEVLHTTRLLVQGPPYIKSPPENITVNISQNARFTCQAEAYPGNLTYTWFWEEDNVYFTKNDLKNRVRILIDGTLHIFRVKPEDAGKYTCSPSNSLGTPPSASAHLSVQYPARVLNMPSIIYVPRKLPGVIRCPADANPPVISVKWEKDGYPLRVEKYPGWSQAPDGSIRVAEATEDSLGTYTCMPYNTLGTMGQSDPATLVLKDPPYFNVRPGGEYRQEAGRELVIPCAASGDPEIPTITWRKVGKPSKSKHNILPSGSLQFLSLSKEDHGEWECVATNVVTSITASTRLLVIGTSPHAPGNIRVLPSVTSANVSWEPGYDGGFEQTFSVWYGPVLKKENFGPHDWHSMPVSGSQTWLVVPGLEPRTEYQFSVLAQNKLGTGPFSEVVTVNTVVSPLSTPEPQVLLTPPRCLTANRTQHGVLLTWLPPANHSSPVDRYIMEFRLGERWEVLDDLISAAETELMARDLVQESWYEFRVMAVMDDLISESSNVVGVSSTDPFPPTEVTEEGLALPVVAGVVATICFLAAAVLFSTLAACFVNKQHQRKLKRKPDPPLSVTHFRKSIDSSPPLTPLPGVEPCWDAPARSSYMPPPARSSYMPPPASSLLSSGKISPESSPPASRPQSLSSDGAHGPGLYVRRLPSPQRDRDKELSFYKKTKRAIASKKYSVSKHEAEVTSPIELISRGPDGRFSMASPPSAHRRIQGFPFAEESDMYPEFRQSDEENDFDPGPLPPIMATLRPQLSPTSSSLESTQPPNYSPRLHRPMEGMSFVEGSGHHAAGQAPASRYRDFPQVPFYGYLGSRGESGIPPPFYMPDISPHSSALSSPPGTADGGPYGYPSIPEEREEMELHHQYTSSGHSLPHTHSPPPRSPRSPDSWQPHEFPFLGLEGPRFIYPPHHPLHHHQDLPDPPPYPPLHSLPPSRLHLPSPRLLQLEVPMAPQGRDQPPGLPARRLAMQQAQSLGQLRHTSHGVGVPVLPYPDPLARAGSPSTALSSSPQSWLSPRSGRRTDPSLPPLVLQPSRLSPLSQSPLSTQPGSPDILVRPPPHPSILRTSRSLEMPEITLHPQATVSFSRRSSLASSPTQGQQGSRRPSPSYRPHMSYASTAASYPSQSPSPPLEGRDVFGQWPSQRRTEEEMLPSEPSQLQISASGYLGSVVVSRSPTPQ; encoded by the exons CCCCTCCCACTTTTACGACCACGCCCCCACAGTATGTGGAGGCCAAGGAGGGGGGCAGCACACTGCTGACTTGCTCCGCCCAGGGAAACCCCAAACCAATGATCAGCTggctgagggagggggaggagcttGCAACCAGTGGAAAATACACG GTGCATGATGGGAGTCTGACGGTGCTGGGGATCACTCGGGACGACAGAGGGGCGTATACGTGTCGAGCCTTCAGCGACCAGGGAGAGGTGCTCCACACCACCCGTCTGCTGGTCCAAG GGCCACCGTATATTAAGTCACCACCAGAGAACATCACTGTCAACATATCCCAGAATGCACGCTTCACCTGTCAAGCAGAGGCGTATCCTGGAAACCTGACCTACACCTGGTTTTGGGAGGAAGATAACGTCTACTTCACTAAGAA TGACCTGAAAAACCGAGTCCGCATCCTCATTGACGGAACCCTCCACATCTTCCGGGTGAAACCAGAGGATGCTGGGAAATACACCTGCAGCCCAAGCAACAGCCTTGGAACTCCACCGTCAGCATCAGCACACCTCTCTGTTCAGT ACCCTGCCCGTGTGCTCAACATGCCCTCCATCATATACGTTCCACGGAAACTTCCAGGGGTCATCCGCTGCCCGGCGGACGCCAACCCGCCGGTGATATCAGTGAAGTGGGAGAAAGATGGCTACCCTCTCAGAGTGGAGAAG tACCCCGGATGGAGCCAGGCACCGGATGGGAGTATCCGGGTGGCGGAGGCCACAGAAGACTCCCTCGGCACCTACACCTGTATGCCTTACAACACCCTGGGTACAATGGGCCAGTCTGACCCGGCCACTCTGGTGCTAAAG GATCCCCCCTACTTTAACGTGAGGCCTGGTGGGGAGTACCGCCAAGAGGCTGGTAGAGAGCTGGTCATCCCCTGTGCTGCCTCGGGAGACCCTGAGATACCAACCATCACCTGGAGGAAG gtGGGGAAGCCCAGCAAGAGTAAGCACAACATCCTCCCCAGCGGCAGCTTACAGTTCCTGTCCCTCAGCAAGGAGGATCATGGGGAATGGGAGTGTGTGGCCACCAATGTGGTCACCAGCATCACTGCCAGCACGCGCCTCCTCGTCATAG GCACCAGCCCACATGCTCCAGGCAACATTCGTGTGTTGCCCTCGGTGACCTCGGCCAATGTGTCCTGGGAGCCGGGTTACGACGGAGGCTTTGAGCAGACATTCTCAGTGTGGTATGGCCCAGT ATTGAAAAAGGAGAATTTTGGCCCCCATGACTGGCACTCCATGCCAGTGTCGGGGTCTCAGACGTGGTTGGTGGTGCCGGGGCTGGAGCCCAGGACAGAATACCAGTTCAGCGTCCTGGCACAGAACAAGCTGGGCACAGGCCCTTTCAGCGAGGTCGTGACGGTTAACACAGTAG TGTCTCCCCTGAGTACCCCTGAACCACAGGTGCTTCTTACTCCACCACGGTGCCTCACAGCCAATCGCACACAGCACGGCGTCCTGCTCACATGGCTCCCGCCAGCCAATCACTCATCGCCTGTCGACCGCTACATCATGGAGTTCCGTCTCGGGGAGAGGTGGGAGGTCCTCGACGATCTGATCTCTGCCGCTGAGACTGAGCTGATGGCCAGGGACCTAGTCCAG GAGTCCTGGTATGAGTTCAGAGTCATGGCCGTCATGGACGACCTCATCAGTGAGAGCAGTAATGTGGTGGGAGTGTCAAGCACAG ATCCCTTCCCCCCTACGGAGGTGACTGAAGAGGGGTTGGCGCTGCCCGTGGTAGCGGGCGTTGTGGCAACCATCTGCTTTCTGGCGGCTGCAGTGCTCTTCAGTACTCTAGCAGCCTGCTTCGTCAACAAACAGCACCAACGCAAACTCAAACGCAAACCAG ACCCTCCCCTGTCTGTAACACACTTCAGGAAAAGCATTGACTCATC GCCTCCTCTCACCCCCTTGCCCGGGGTAGAGCCCTGTTGGGACGCGCCAGCCAGGAGCAGCTACATGCCCCCACCAGCCAGGAGCAGCTACATGCCCCCACCAGCCAGCTCCCT GCTGTCCTCTGGGAAGATCAGTCCAGAGAGCTCCCCTCCCGCCTCGCGGCCCCAGTCcttgtcctcagatggggcccaCGGCCCGGGCCTGTACGTCAGGAGACTGCCCAgccctcagagagacagggacaaagaGCTCTCCTTCTACAAGAAAACCAAGCGTGCTATAGCCAGCAAGAAGTACAGCGTGTCCAAGCACGAGGCAGAGGTCACCAGCCCCATCGAGCTGATCAGCCGCGGTCCCGACGGCCGTTTCAGCATGGCCAGCCCGCCATCAGCCCACCGCCGCATCCAGGGCTTCCCGTTCGCTGAGGAGTCCGACATGTACCCCGAGTTCCGGCAGTCGGATGAGGAGAATGACTTTGACCCCGGGCCCCTGCCCCCGATCATGGCCACGCTCCGACCACAGCTCTCCCCAACATCCTCCAGCCTGGAGTCCACGCAGCCCCCCAACTACAGCCCCCGCCTCCACAGGCCCATGGAAGGTATGAGCTTTGTGGAGGGCAGTGGGCATCATGCTGCAGGGCAGGCCCCAGCCTCCCGCTACAGGGACTTTCCTCAGGTCCCCTTCTATGGTTACCTAGGCAGCCGCGGTGAATCGGGGATTCCGCCACCTTTTTACATGCCGGACATCAGTCCGCATAGCTCCGCTCTGTCCTCCCCCCCAGGCACTGCTGACGGGGGGCCCTACGGTTATCCCTCCATcccagaggagagggaagagatggagcTCCATCATCAGTACACTTCCTCTGGCCATTCCctaccacatacacacagccctCCCCCTCGCTCCCCTCGCTCACCTGACAGCTGGCAGCCTCACGAATTCCCCTTCCTGGGTCTGGAGGGGCCCCGCTTCATTTATCCACCTCATCATCCCTTACATCATCACCAGGACCTTCCCGACCCTCCACCGtacccccctctccactctctcccccccaGCCGCCTGCACCTCCCCAGCCCTCGGCTCCTGCAGTTGGAGGTCCCCATGGCTCCACAGGGCAGAGACCAACCCCCAGGCCTTCCAGCTAGGCGCTTAGCTATGCAACAGGCCCAGAGTCTCGGCCAGCTCAGACACACATCCCATGGTGTGGGTGTACCAGTGTTGCCTTACCCTGACCCATTAGCCCGTGCAGGGAGCCCAAGCACAGCCCTTAGCAGCAGCCCCCAGTCCTGGCTCAGCCCGAGGTCAGGGCGTAGGACAGACCCCTCCCTGCCCCCGCTGGTCCTCCAACCCTCccgcctctcccccctctcccagaGCCCCCTTAGCACCCAGCCAGGTTCCCCAGATATCCTAGTCcgcccaccaccccaccccagcATCCTCCGCACCTCCCGCTCTCTGGAGATGCCTGAGATCACCCTGCACCCCCAAGCCACCGTCAGTTTCTCCCGAAGGTCCTCCCTGGCCTCCTCCCCCACACAGGGCCAGCAGGGAAGCCGCAGGCCCAGCCCCAGTTACCGTCCCCACATGTCCTATGCTTCTACAGCAGCCAGTTACCCCTCccagtccccctctccccccttggAGGGCAGGGATGTGTTCGGGCAGTGGCCGtcccagaggagaacagaggaggagatgcTGCCCTCAGAGCCCTCCCAGCTCCAGATATCCGCCTCAGG CTATCTGGGCAGCGTTGTTGTGAGCCGGTCCCCTACGCCGCAATAG